GCTTCGCCGCCCACACCGCGCTGATCCTGCTGGTCTGGTACATGATCCGCAAGAAGTTCCTCTTCTCGGTCATCCCCCGCTGACCCCGCACGCGCGTTCGTTCCCATCGCGAGTGATGTGGGAAGCGGAATCGCGCATACCTGGTCAGAACGAACGACCCGGTGCGCGCGGATCGACCTGGTACGCGCGGTTTCGCCCGGTACGCGCGGAGGCACCGAGCACGCGCGTTCTTTCCCATCGCGAGTGACCCGGGAAGCGGAATCGCGCGTCGGAGGTCGGAAGGAACGACCTGGTATGCGCGGATCGACCTCCGTTGCGCGGATCGGCCCGGCATGCGCGGATCGGCTTCCTCCGCGCGGACCGGTAGCGCGGGTGGGCGGGTGCGCCGCGACCACGGACGGACGGGAGGCGCGGTGCCGGCCGGCACCGCGCCTCCCGTCCGTGGGGTGGTCGCGTGGGGCGGGTCAGGCGAGCGCGCCGCTGTCGGTCGCGAGCGCCTGCCGGACCGGACCCCACGCGGCGAGCCGCTCCCGGACCGCCTCGTCCCGCTCGGTCTCGAGGGCTGTCGCGTGCGCCTGCTCGAGCACCTCGTCGACGACCACGCGCTGCCCGGAGCGCGCCGACGCGATCGCCGCGTCGACCATCACCAGGCTCATCACGTTGCGGTGCACCTCGCCGTCGGGACGGTGTCCGGACCGGACCGCGCGGACGAACGAGGCGAGCGCTCCCGCGATCTCCGTCCCGACCCCGGCGGCGGGCTCGGGCGACCCCGCTCCGCCGTCGACGACGCTCGACGGGTCGTGGTCGCCGTCCCAGGCGGCCGAGCCGGTCGCGCCGGTGGCCCGCCAGTCGCCGTTCCAGGACGTCTCGTCGCCCGGCGCGCACCACGAACCGTCGTAGACGTAGCGGACGTCGTCCTCGAACGTGAACACCGCGGCGGCGTTCGCGTGCCCGCGGTACCAGGACCACGACGGGTTCCACGACTCGCAGTACACCGACACCGGCTCGCGTTCGAGCACGTAGCGGGCGGAGTCGAACGCGTGGATCGCCATGTCGAGGAGCAGGACGTCGTCCATCTCTTCGCGGAAGCCGCCGAAGCGCGGTGCCCTCGCGAACCGGGTGTTCAGGCTCCCGACCCCGCCGAGCGCGCGGACGTGCTGCCGGAAGGCGACGAGCTGGTCGTTGTAGCGGCGGGACTGGGACACCATGAACAGCTGCCCGGTGACCTCGGCCGCGGCGGCGAGGGACAGGGCCTCGGCGACGGTCTGGGCGGCGGGCTTCTCGCCGAGGACCGGCAGACCGGCGTGCAGGGCGTCCATCGTGACCTGGTGGTGGGCGACCGGCACGGTGATGTCGAGGACGGCCTCGGCACCGGTCTCCGCGAGGAGCGCCGTGAGGTCCCGGCCGACCGGGATCGACGGGGCGCCGGCCAGGTCGGCCCCGGTGCGTGCGGCGTCGAGGTCGAGGTCGACGACGCCGACGAGCTCGACGTCGGGGTCGGCGGCGACGGTGGCGAGCCACGCGCGGCCCATCCCGCCGGCGCCGACCTGCACGACCCGCAGCGGGGCGTGGTCGGTCATGCGCGAGCCCCGGCGGCGTGCTCGTCGGCCTGCTCGGACGCCGTCTCGTCCGGCTCGTCGTCGAACGGGCCCCGGTAGTGCTGGCCCTCGAAGTACTCGCCCAGGTCGTAGCGGCGGAGCGTCGGCAGCTCGCGCTCCCGGTCCGGCCGGGCCCACTCCGCGCCGTTCGCGACCACGCGACGGACGTCGGGGTGGTGGTACACGGGGAAGTCCTGGTCACCAGGCGAGAAGTAGAAGATCTTCCCGAGGCCGCGGCGGTAGGTCATGCCGCTCCGGAAGACCTCGCCGCCGGTGAACCCCGAGATGAAGATCAGCTCGTCGGGGGTCGGGACGTCGAAGTACTCGCCGTACATCTCCTGCTCGGGGATGACGATCGGGTTCGGGACGCCGCGGGTGATGGGGTGCTGCGGGTTCACGGTCCAGACGAGCTCCTGGTCGTGCTCGCTGCGCCACCGGAGCGTGCAGGTCGTGCCCATGAGCTTGCCGAAGATCTTCGACCAGTGGCCGGAGTGCAGGACGACGAGCCCCATGCCGGACAGGACGTGCTTGTGCACCCGGTCCACGACGGCGTCGTCGACGTCCGCGTGGGCGGCGTGCCCCCACCAGGTGAGGACGTCGGTCTCGGCGAGCACGGCGTCGGTCAGGCCGTGCTCGGGCTCCTGCATGGTCGCGGTGCGGACCACGGCCTCGGGCAGGTGCTCGCGGATGCCCGCGGCGATCGCCCCGTGCATGCCCTCGGGGTAGCGCTCGGCGACGTGTTGCTCGACCTGTTCGTGGACGTTCTCGCCCCAGACGGTGACGCGGAGGGGGGTGGTGGTCATGGTGTGTGCCTTCCTGGCTGTGGGAGCGCGGAGCGGGCCGTCGTCATTTGACGGCACCGCCGAGCGCACCGGCGGAGATGTAGCGCTGGGCGACGATGAGCAGGACCGCGGCCGGCAGCGAGGCCAGCACAGACGTCGCCATCACCGGCCCCCAGTCGGTCACGTTCGAGCCGATGTAGTTGTAGATGCCGAGCGTGATCGGTCGGACGGCGTCGGTCGACGTCAGGGTGAGCGCGATGAGGAAGTCGCCCCAGGCGCCGAGGAACGTGAAGAGCGCCGCGGTGACGATCGCGTTCCGGCTGATCGGCAGGACGATCGACACGAAGGCCCGCAGGTCGTTCGCGCCGTCGACGAGCG
The Curtobacterium citreum genome window above contains:
- a CDS encoding ThuA domain-containing protein; this translates as MTTTPLRVTVWGENVHEQVEQHVAERYPEGMHGAIAAGIREHLPEAVVRTATMQEPEHGLTDAVLAETDVLTWWGHAAHADVDDAVVDRVHKHVLSGMGLVVLHSGHWSKIFGKLMGTTCTLRWRSEHDQELVWTVNPQHPITRGVPNPIVIPEQEMYGEYFDVPTPDELIFISGFTGGEVFRSGMTYRRGLGKIFYFSPGDQDFPVYHHPDVRRVVANGAEWARPDRERELPTLRRYDLGEYFEGQHYRGPFDDEPDETASEQADEHAAGARA
- a CDS encoding Gfo/Idh/MocA family protein → MTDHAPLRVVQVGAGGMGRAWLATVAADPDVELVGVVDLDLDAARTGADLAGAPSIPVGRDLTALLAETGAEAVLDITVPVAHHQVTMDALHAGLPVLGEKPAAQTVAEALSLAAAAEVTGQLFMVSQSRRYNDQLVAFRQHVRALGGVGSLNTRFARAPRFGGFREEMDDVLLLDMAIHAFDSARYVLEREPVSVYCESWNPSWSWYRGHANAAAVFTFEDDVRYVYDGSWCAPGDETSWNGDWRATGATGSAAWDGDHDPSSVVDGGAGSPEPAAGVGTEIAGALASFVRAVRSGHRPDGEVHRNVMSLVMVDAAIASARSGQRVVVDEVLEQAHATALETERDEAVRERLAAWGPVRQALATDSGALA